From Bacillota bacterium, one genomic window encodes:
- the surE gene encoding 5'/3'-nucleotidase SurE has protein sequence MRILLTNDDGIFAPGLEALRNALSDLAETVYIIAPDRERSATGHSITVHRPIRVREACHVDGNCCGWIVDGTPADCVKLALESLLPETPDLVISGINPGPNLGTDVLYSGTVSAAMEGLINGVPSLAISLASHREAEFEEAAAFARRLLPFLFQHREMFTANTLLNINVPAGKPAGVKLTRLGNLRYADAIDRRVDPRGRYYYWMAGKPFSPDGYDPDTDIGAVKDQYISITPVKIDLTDYEALDALKKWPVDWNGS, from the coding sequence ATGCGGATACTGCTGACCAACGACGACGGGATCTTCGCGCCCGGTCTGGAGGCGTTGCGCAACGCACTGTCAGACCTTGCCGAAACCGTGTACATCATCGCTCCGGACCGTGAGCGGAGCGCCACCGGCCATTCCATTACCGTGCACCGGCCGATCCGGGTGCGGGAGGCCTGTCATGTCGACGGCAACTGCTGCGGTTGGATTGTCGACGGTACACCGGCCGACTGCGTCAAACTGGCCCTGGAGTCACTCCTGCCTGAGACCCCCGACCTGGTGATTTCCGGTATCAACCCCGGTCCGAACCTGGGTACGGACGTACTTTATTCCGGCACTGTTTCGGCGGCCATGGAGGGACTGATCAACGGGGTGCCGTCCCTGGCCATTTCCCTGGCCAGTCACCGGGAAGCGGAGTTTGAAGAGGCCGCCGCCTTCGCCCGCCGCCTTTTGCCGTTTTTGTTTCAACACCGGGAGATGTTCACGGCCAACACCCTGCTGAACATCAACGTGCCCGCCGGAAAGCCGGCCGGCGTCAAGCTGACCCGCCTGGGGAACCTGCGCTACGCCGACGCCATCGACCGGCGGGTTGACCCCCGGGGACGGTACTACTATTGGATGGCCGGGAAACCGTTCAGTCCGGACGGTTACGATCCTGACACCGACATAGGGGCCGTGAAGGACCAGTACATTTCCATCACCCCGGTAAAGATCGACCTCACCGACTACGAGGCCCTGGACGCCCTCAAAAAGTGGCCGGTTGACTGGAATGGCAGTTAG
- a CDS encoding D-alanyl-D-alanine carboxypeptidase family protein, translated as MRQRFVLSVIVTLTVLLVFAGSAAAAVKASGQGPETEAESAVLLEPVSGRILYEKEPNKELPIASVTKIMTMLLAVEALDSGKAKLDDIIVTSEHAAGMGGAQIYLAPQEEMSFRELLISVATGSANDASVAIAEHIAGSEEAFVQMMNERAAELGAKHTHYVNPTGLPAEGHYSSAHDQAVILREAMKHPVFREVSAIKEYDLRGGEFKLWNTNKLLWWYPGAEAGKTGWTNEAKYCMASSAKKDNLRLIAVVLAVPETKGHFRESVKLYNWGFARFEAVVLAREGELIKTLPVDKGVHTAVDLIVPHEVCAVVSRGEKEGVDFRVELPARLTAPLRQGEALGAYVVLQNGREVLRVGLVPAKDVPEASFAQQFMRMTERICG; from the coding sequence GTGCGTCAACGCTTTGTGCTGAGTGTCATCGTCACCCTGACCGTGTTGCTCGTGTTTGCCGGTTCTGCCGCCGCAGCGGTAAAGGCCTCCGGGCAAGGCCCGGAAACGGAGGCCGAATCGGCGGTCCTGCTGGAGCCGGTGTCCGGCCGAATACTGTATGAAAAAGAACCCAACAAGGAACTGCCCATCGCCAGCGTGACCAAAATTATGACCATGCTGCTGGCCGTCGAGGCCCTGGACAGCGGCAAGGCTAAACTCGACGACATTATTGTCACCAGCGAACATGCGGCGGGAATGGGCGGTGCTCAGATCTACCTGGCGCCGCAGGAGGAAATGAGTTTCCGTGAACTGCTCATCAGCGTGGCCACCGGTTCGGCCAACGACGCCAGTGTCGCCATCGCGGAGCACATCGCCGGGAGCGAAGAGGCGTTTGTGCAGATGATGAACGAACGGGCGGCGGAACTGGGGGCAAAACACACGCATTACGTCAATCCGACGGGCTTGCCGGCCGAGGGGCATTACTCCTCCGCCCACGATCAGGCGGTGATCCTCCGGGAGGCAATGAAACACCCGGTGTTCCGTGAAGTATCGGCCATCAAGGAATACGACCTGCGTGGGGGAGAATTCAAGCTTTGGAATACCAACAAGCTCCTGTGGTGGTATCCGGGGGCCGAGGCCGGCAAGACCGGTTGGACCAACGAAGCCAAGTACTGCATGGCGTCCAGCGCCAAAAAGGACAACCTCCGTTTGATTGCCGTGGTGCTTGCGGTGCCGGAAACAAAAGGCCATTTTCGAGAGTCCGTCAAGCTTTACAACTGGGGCTTCGCCAGGTTTGAGGCGGTGGTCCTGGCCCGGGAAGGCGAATTGATCAAGACGCTGCCCGTGGACAAAGGGGTTCACACCGCCGTCGACCTGATCGTGCCGCACGAAGTTTGTGCGGTGGTGTCCCGGGGAGAAAAAGAGGGCGTTGACTTTCGCGTGGAGCTGCCCGCGCGCCTGACGGCCCCCTTGAGACAGGGCGAAGCTCTGGGCGCTTACGTGGTGTTGCAAAACGGCAGGGAAGTGCTCCGGGTGGGCCTAGTGCCGGCGAAGGACGTGCCCGAGGCTTCGTTCGCGCAGCAGTTCATGCGGATGACCGAGAGGATCTGCGGTTGA
- the queD gene encoding 6-carboxytetrahydropterin synthase QueD, with protein MFELRVRSSFAAAHRLHEYPDRCRRLHGHTWEVEAVVAGPELNAAGMLVDFTLLKNELRQVVGALDHCYLNELAAFGPDRPEKNPTAENIARYIFTELKARLAGIGPAGVLTAVTVWESAKAAATYREG; from the coding sequence ATGTTTGAACTGCGCGTCCGTTCGTCCTTTGCCGCCGCCCACCGCCTGCACGAGTATCCGGACCGGTGCCGGCGGCTGCACGGCCACACCTGGGAAGTGGAGGCCGTGGTGGCCGGCCCGGAACTGAACGCCGCCGGGATGCTGGTGGATTTCACGCTGCTCAAGAACGAACTGCGGCAGGTGGTGGGAGCCCTGGACCATTGCTACCTCAATGAATTGGCGGCATTCGGCCCCGACCGGCCAGAGAAGAACCCGACGGCCGAGAACATCGCCCGTTACATATTCACCGAGTTGAAGGCTCGTTTGGCCGGTATCGGGCCGGCCGGGGTCCTGACCGCGGTCACGGTCTGGGAGTCGGCCAAGGCGGCCGCCACCTACCGGGAGGGATGA
- a CDS encoding YpmA family protein, whose protein sequence is MKEGGSAGKLELISARAFEPYDQMYRVVDFLNKSLKDRDLVFGLSKDEDGKMVVAIYKT, encoded by the coding sequence GTGAAGGAAGGCGGGTCCGCGGGAAAACTGGAGTTGATCAGTGCCCGGGCTTTTGAGCCGTACGACCAGATGTACCGCGTGGTGGACTTCCTGAATAAATCGCTGAAGGACCGTGATCTGGTTTTCGGCCTCTCGAAGGACGAGGACGGAAAGATGGTCGTTGCGATCTATAAGACTTAG
- the queC gene encoding 7-cyano-7-deazaguanine synthase QueC, translating into MKGIVLLSGGVDSAVCLAFGVRSLEIALCLTADYGQLAAGREIAAAAALSAHYGIRHQVVELPFLRDIDCSALTGRAGLPEPDEVELDDPVRSAETARQVWVPNRNGLLVNVAACYAEALGCERIIAGFNREEARNFPDNSPQFLDAVNHSLAYSTLSGIRVTSYTQQLDKVEIVALGQRLGLPWSYVWSCYRGGAQACGACESCRRLERAKRSAGEVRV; encoded by the coding sequence ATGAAGGGGATCGTCTTGCTGTCCGGAGGCGTGGACTCGGCCGTATGTCTGGCCTTCGGCGTGCGCAGCCTGGAAATCGCCCTCTGCCTGACGGCCGATTACGGCCAACTGGCGGCCGGGCGGGAAATCGCGGCCGCCGCGGCCCTGTCGGCGCACTACGGGATTCGGCACCAAGTGGTTGAACTTCCGTTTCTCAGGGACATCGACTGCTCGGCGCTTACGGGGCGAGCAGGACTTCCGGAACCCGACGAGGTGGAGCTGGACGACCCGGTGCGGTCCGCCGAGACAGCCCGGCAGGTTTGGGTCCCCAACCGTAACGGCCTGCTGGTGAACGTGGCGGCGTGCTACGCCGAAGCCTTGGGCTGTGAACGGATTATCGCCGGGTTCAACCGTGAGGAGGCCCGGAACTTTCCGGACAATTCCCCGCAGTTTCTGGACGCCGTCAACCACTCCCTGGCTTACTCCACGCTGTCCGGAATCCGGGTCACCAGCTATACCCAGCAGCTCGACAAGGTGGAGATCGTCGCTCTGGGACAGCGCCTGGGGTTGCCTTGGTCTTATGTCTGGAGCTGCTACCGCGGCGGGGCCCAAGCCTGCGGCGCGTGTGAAAGCTGCCGGCGCCTGGAACGGGCCAAGAGGAGCGCCGGCGAGGTGAGGGTGTAA
- a CDS encoding anti-sigma factor antagonist (This anti-anti-sigma factor, or anti-sigma factor antagonist, belongs to a family that includes characterized members SpoIIAA, RsbV, RsfA, and RsfB.) — MLTVDHRGNALIARLSGELDLQVADELRTRLDRALDETATANLVFNLEAVSFVDSSCLGVILGRYKRISGGSGEMVFVSAPPGVRRVLELSGLLRIGREYATEEEALAQMG, encoded by the coding sequence TTGCTTACCGTTGACCACCGCGGGAATGCCCTGATCGCCCGTCTCTCGGGTGAACTGGACCTCCAGGTCGCCGACGAACTCCGGACCAGGTTGGACCGGGCGCTGGACGAAACGGCCACGGCCAACCTGGTTTTTAACCTTGAGGCGGTCTCATTCGTGGACAGTTCGTGTTTGGGGGTGATTCTCGGCCGGTACAAGAGGATTTCCGGCGGAAGCGGGGAAATGGTTTTTGTTTCTGCACCTCCGGGAGTCCGGCGGGTGCTGGAACTGTCAGGTCTTTTGCGGATCGGGCGGGAGTATGCCACCGAGGAGGAAGCCCTGGCCCAGATGGGGTAG
- a CDS encoding 7-carboxy-7-deazaguanine synthase QueE, translated as MAAPITEVFTSVQGEGPYVGCRHMFVRFAGCNLECTYCDTPAPAGRRCRVENSPGRKVFTWHQNPVTVETLLGWTSRAVGPRYHALALTGGEPLLHAGFLEAFLARFCEHGGRCYLETNGTLPEAMERLTRLVDIVAMDVKLPSVTGFPFPLAEHRRFLEAIGPAHVFVKAVVGSETTDAELDAVCGLLSAGARPVMLVLQPVTPFAGVRPAPPERLLEMQERCLDRLPEVRVIPQVHRTLEVL; from the coding sequence ATGGCGGCTCCCATAACGGAGGTTTTTACCTCGGTTCAGGGTGAGGGCCCTTACGTGGGCTGCCGGCACATGTTTGTGCGCTTTGCCGGCTGCAACCTTGAATGTACGTACTGCGACACGCCGGCTCCGGCCGGGCGCCGGTGCCGGGTGGAAAACAGCCCGGGCCGGAAGGTCTTTACCTGGCATCAAAACCCGGTCACGGTGGAAACGCTGCTCGGCTGGACCAGCCGGGCGGTTGGTCCCCGCTACCACGCCCTGGCACTGACCGGGGGGGAGCCGCTGCTGCACGCCGGCTTTCTGGAGGCCTTCCTGGCACGGTTTTGCGAACATGGGGGCCGGTGTTACCTGGAAACGAACGGTACCTTGCCGGAAGCCATGGAGCGGCTGACCCGGCTGGTGGACATCGTGGCCATGGACGTCAAACTGCCGAGCGTGACCGGCTTTCCCTTTCCGCTGGCGGAACACCGGCGGTTTCTGGAGGCGATCGGCCCCGCGCACGTTTTCGTAAAGGCGGTGGTGGGCTCCGAGACCACGGACGCCGAGTTGGACGCGGTTTGCGGACTGCTGTCGGCAGGTGCCCGGCCGGTCATGCTGGTGCTGCAGCCGGTGACCCCTTTCGCCGGCGTACGCCCGGCCCCGCCGGAGCGCCTGCTGGAGATGCAGGAGCGGTGTTTGGACCGGCTTCCGGAAGTGCGGGTCATTCCCCAGGTGCACCGTACGCTGGAAGTCCTTTGA
- a CDS encoding DUF366 family protein, protein MQFLVHKQVLEYDGSQLSSLWALRGFNLQGDSIVTFRGPCRVDLDALVDIRDRLDRAPIYSPDMLHFIVEHFDLDLEKTVCRQRLLMVIVKDLVGEMTGVSLRRLGDDLWAGNRKLSVSIATLTPVSTMIHAGLNVDTTGVPVPAVGLGELGLDEDSIWSLAQRTSYGYADEMRSCILARCKVRGVP, encoded by the coding sequence ATGCAGTTCTTAGTACACAAGCAGGTACTGGAATATGACGGCAGCCAGTTGTCGTCACTCTGGGCGTTGCGCGGATTCAACCTGCAAGGAGACAGCATTGTCACTTTCCGCGGCCCGTGCCGGGTTGACCTCGACGCCCTGGTGGACATCCGGGACCGTCTTGACCGGGCGCCGATCTACAGTCCGGACATGCTGCACTTTATCGTGGAGCATTTCGACCTGGACCTGGAGAAAACGGTCTGCCGCCAGCGGCTGCTGATGGTGATTGTCAAGGACTTGGTGGGCGAGATGACCGGTGTGTCGTTGCGCCGGCTGGGTGACGACCTCTGGGCCGGAAACCGGAAACTCTCCGTTTCCATCGCCACCCTGACGCCGGTGAGCACCATGATTCACGCCGGGCTCAACGTCGACACCACGGGGGTGCCGGTGCCCGCCGTGGGGTTGGGCGAACTCGGACTGGACGAGGATTCGATCTGGTCGCTTGCCCAGCGGACCAGTTACGGTTACGCCGATGAGATGAGGAGTTGTATTTTGGCGCGGTGCAAGGTGCGTGGCGTTCCATGA
- the folE gene encoding GTP cyclohydrolase I FolE — translation MNLEKIEQAVAMIIEAVGEDPKREGLRDTPRRVARMYAEVFSGLSTEPEEVLERFFTENHEELVLVKDIPLFSVCEHHLLPVVGKAHVAYIPRRGLITGLSKLARVVDGYARRPQLQERLTAQVADAIMRRLEPHGVLVVIEAEHMCMTMRGVNKPGAQTVTSAVRGIFERNAKTRMEALTLIKGC, via the coding sequence GTGAATTTGGAGAAGATCGAACAGGCCGTGGCCATGATTATCGAAGCTGTCGGGGAGGACCCGAAGCGGGAGGGGCTCCGGGACACCCCGCGCCGGGTGGCCCGAATGTACGCCGAGGTGTTTTCGGGGCTTTCCACCGAACCGGAGGAAGTCCTGGAGCGTTTCTTCACCGAAAACCACGAGGAATTGGTCCTGGTAAAGGACATCCCGCTGTTCTCAGTCTGTGAACACCACCTCCTGCCGGTGGTGGGCAAGGCCCACGTGGCTTACATACCCCGCCGGGGTCTGATCACGGGTTTGTCGAAACTGGCCCGGGTGGTGGACGGCTACGCGCGCCGGCCGCAGTTGCAGGAACGTTTGACCGCGCAGGTCGCCGATGCTATAATGAGAAGGCTTGAGCCCCACGGGGTCCTGGTGGTGATCGAGGCCGAACACATGTGCATGACCATGCGCGGGGTGAACAAACCCGGTGCCCAGACGGTGACGTCCGCGGTGCGGGGTATTTTTGAGCGCAACGCCAAAACGCGGATGGAAGCGCTGACCCTGATCAAAGGATGCTAG
- the spoIIAB gene encoding anti-sigma F factor → MDYHNFLRLEFYSLPVNVGLARVTVAAFAAQLNYTVSELDDIKGAVSEAVSNAIIHGYQGAPDQLVKVTAVVRGNELEIAVEDGGKGIGNLAEALRPGYTSGVERLGLGFSFIRSFMDTLDVQTVPGRGTKVLMTKRAGLPGGHAHAN, encoded by the coding sequence TTGGATTATCACAATTTCTTGCGTTTGGAGTTCTACAGCCTACCGGTGAACGTGGGGCTGGCCCGGGTGACGGTGGCTGCCTTTGCCGCGCAGCTCAACTATACAGTCAGTGAACTGGACGACATCAAGGGTGCGGTGTCCGAAGCGGTTTCCAACGCCATCATCCATGGTTATCAAGGGGCGCCGGACCAGTTGGTCAAAGTGACCGCCGTAGTCCGGGGGAATGAGCTGGAGATCGCCGTTGAAGACGGCGGCAAAGGGATCGGGAACCTGGCGGAAGCCCTGCGCCCCGGTTACACGAGCGGGGTGGAGCGCCTTGGGCTGGGTTTTTCCTTCATCCGGTCGTTTATGGATACTCTTGACGTGCAGACGGTGCCCGGCCGCGGCACCAAGGTGCTGATGACCAAGCGGGCCGGATTGCCCGGTGGCCATGCGCACGCGAATTGA
- the fusA gene encoding elongation factor G, which produces MKNYEAGRIRNVGLIAHGGAGKTSLVEAMLFNTGVTTRIGRVEDGTTVGDYHPEEIKRGMTVHTSIIPVEYSGFKLNVLDTPGFLDFVGDVKAALRVVDGALVVVSAVDGVEVMTEITWDIAAERGLPRMVFINKLDRENANFFKVLDELKEKFEARFVPFQLPIGNAETFEGVVDIVDGKAFKYANGKPEETPVPENLEPVVEEYREQLIEAAAEANDDYITKYLDGEALTPEEVNLGLAEAFRAGKLVPVFTGSAVRNIGVDLITAAAARYFAPPALETGKQLAALVFKTLTDPYVGRMNFVRVYSGELKSDSSVFNANKEKTEKIGQVLYVRGKNQQGAEAVPAGDICVLVKLQETGTGDTLTTKDNPLVLEGIDFPSPMLSLAISPKSKGDEDKLSTALARIVEEEPTVRIKKNAETKQTVITGMGEAQLDIIVDRFRRKYGLDVVLDPLRIPYRETIRNETRVEGKYKKQTGGRGQYGHVWVRLEPLTDGTDFVFDEEVFGGSVPNGFFPAVEKGIREAMQEGVVAGYPTTGIKAVLYDGSYHPVDSSEMAFKIAASMAFKKGVLQAQPVLLEPIMEVEVTAPEGFMGDIISDLNGKRGRILGMEPEGKRTRIRATVPLGELARYAIDLKAMTQGRASFTMQFGSYEEMPAHLAEKVIKQERQAAENK; this is translated from the coding sequence GTGAAGAATTACGAGGCCGGAAGGATTCGAAACGTGGGCCTGATTGCCCACGGCGGAGCGGGAAAGACTTCCTTGGTGGAGGCGATGCTCTTTAATACCGGCGTCACCACCCGTATCGGGCGCGTGGAGGACGGTACCACGGTAGGGGATTATCACCCGGAGGAAATCAAGCGGGGGATGACCGTCCACACCAGCATCATCCCCGTGGAGTATAGCGGGTTTAAGCTCAACGTACTGGACACACCCGGGTTTTTGGACTTTGTCGGTGACGTGAAGGCCGCGCTGCGGGTGGTCGACGGGGCGCTGGTCGTGGTCAGCGCCGTGGACGGCGTTGAGGTGATGACCGAGATCACCTGGGATATCGCCGCTGAACGGGGACTGCCCCGCATGGTGTTCATCAACAAGCTGGACCGGGAAAACGCCAACTTCTTTAAGGTCTTGGACGAACTGAAGGAGAAATTCGAGGCCCGTTTCGTGCCGTTCCAGCTCCCCATCGGCAACGCCGAAACCTTCGAGGGCGTGGTCGACATTGTGGACGGCAAGGCCTTTAAATACGCCAACGGAAAGCCCGAGGAAACTCCGGTGCCCGAAAACTTGGAACCCGTGGTGGAGGAGTACCGGGAGCAGTTGATCGAGGCCGCCGCTGAGGCGAACGACGACTATATCACCAAGTACCTGGACGGTGAAGCGCTCACCCCCGAAGAAGTGAATCTGGGATTAGCCGAGGCGTTCAGAGCCGGCAAGCTGGTGCCGGTATTCACCGGGTCGGCGGTCAGGAACATCGGGGTGGACTTGATCACAGCCGCGGCGGCCCGGTACTTCGCGCCTCCCGCGCTGGAAACCGGCAAGCAACTGGCCGCACTGGTCTTCAAGACGCTGACCGATCCCTACGTCGGGCGGATGAACTTTGTCCGGGTGTATTCGGGAGAACTGAAGAGCGACAGCAGCGTATTCAACGCTAACAAGGAGAAGACCGAAAAAATCGGACAGGTATTGTATGTGCGGGGCAAGAACCAACAGGGCGCGGAGGCGGTGCCGGCCGGCGATATCTGCGTGCTGGTGAAGCTTCAGGAAACGGGTACGGGCGACACCCTGACCACCAAGGATAACCCGCTGGTCCTGGAAGGGATCGACTTCCCCTCCCCGATGTTGTCCCTGGCCATCAGCCCGAAGAGCAAGGGTGACGAGGATAAACTCTCCACGGCGCTGGCCCGGATCGTCGAAGAGGAACCGACGGTCCGGATCAAGAAAAACGCGGAAACGAAGCAGACCGTCATCACCGGGATGGGCGAAGCCCAACTGGACATCATCGTCGACCGGTTCAGACGGAAGTACGGGCTGGACGTGGTGCTCGACCCGCTGCGGATTCCTTACCGGGAGACCATCCGCAACGAAACCAGGGTCGAAGGGAAATACAAGAAACAGACGGGCGGCCGCGGGCAGTACGGGCACGTTTGGGTCCGCCTGGAACCCCTGACCGACGGCACCGATTTTGTCTTCGACGAAGAGGTGTTTGGCGGTTCCGTGCCCAACGGGTTCTTCCCGGCGGTGGAAAAAGGCATCCGGGAAGCAATGCAGGAGGGCGTGGTGGCCGGTTACCCGACCACCGGGATCAAGGCGGTGCTGTATGACGGCTCCTACCACCCGGTGGACTCCTCGGAAATGGCGTTCAAGATCGCGGCTTCGATGGCTTTCAAGAAGGGTGTGCTGCAGGCCCAGCCGGTGCTCCTGGAACCGATTATGGAGGTGGAGGTGACGGCGCCCGAGGGGTTCATGGGGGACATCATCAGTGACCTTAACGGAAAGCGCGGCCGCATCCTGGGGATGGAGCCGGAAGGGAAGCGGACCAGGATTCGAGCCACCGTCCCGTTGGGCGAACTGGCGCGTTACGCCATCGACCTGAAGGCCATGACCCAGGGCCGGGCGTCTTTCACCATGCAGTTCGGTTCCTACGAGGAAATGCCCGCCCACCTCGCGGAAAAGGTGATCAAGCAGGAAAGGCAAGCCGCCGAAAACAAGTAG
- the spoVB gene encoding stage V sporulation protein B — protein MSEKQSVAQGTLVLTASSLFNRILGFIYQILMVRLLKAEGIGLFSMIYPVYVLFLVVASAGIPVAIAKLVAEESARGNLAHAYRILQISLGYVFGSALILSIILFLFGTPLLTMVFDNPDVHLAFKVLTPGILIVAVCSAFRGFFQGLQQMSPTAVTQAVEQSVRVVSGVVLAYLLMPQGIAWATAGASAGVVLGELSGFLLMLLIFLTRRPAVAGGTRTAASFEHLVVTSRRILSVAGPVTVSRVFSTALLSIDAVMIPKRLAAAGLSTAEATAVYGKLAGMAQTLLFTPGILTISLATALLPAISNAHARGDSTLLLSRVGSALRLTLLIGIPSAVLFLTLPRHICGLLFGYPEAGVILQFLAIGGPFLYIIQTTTGILQGLGKAMQPLVNLLVASVLKIAGVYYLTAMPGLAVNGAALALAAHLAVMALLNLRDIHRLTGYRPDYLNSLGKTALGALAMVAVIQWVGPAPDSVFGTMLAISGGLAAYTAVVILTGALAREERTRLGGLMRDLLRRGPGRWN, from the coding sequence ATGTCCGAAAAGCAGTCGGTGGCCCAAGGGACGCTGGTCCTCACCGCTTCCAGCCTTTTCAACCGCATACTCGGGTTCATCTACCAGATCTTGATGGTCCGCCTGCTGAAGGCTGAAGGCATCGGGCTTTTCAGCATGATCTATCCGGTATACGTTCTTTTTCTAGTGGTGGCCAGCGCGGGGATACCGGTGGCCATCGCCAAGCTGGTCGCCGAGGAATCCGCCCGCGGCAACCTCGCCCACGCCTACCGAATTCTCCAAATCTCCCTGGGCTACGTCTTCGGTTCCGCGCTGATTCTTTCGATCATTCTGTTCCTCTTCGGTACGCCGCTCTTAACGATGGTGTTCGACAATCCGGACGTCCACCTGGCTTTCAAGGTACTCACCCCCGGGATACTAATCGTTGCGGTGTGTTCAGCCTTCCGGGGCTTTTTCCAGGGTTTGCAGCAGATGTCACCTACGGCGGTCACCCAGGCGGTGGAGCAGTCGGTGCGCGTGGTCTCGGGCGTGGTCCTGGCCTACCTGCTCATGCCCCAGGGCATCGCCTGGGCCACGGCCGGCGCCTCCGCCGGGGTGGTCCTGGGGGAGTTGTCCGGCTTTTTGCTTATGCTCCTGATCTTCCTCACCCGGCGGCCGGCGGTGGCCGGCGGCACCCGGACGGCGGCGTCCTTTGAACACCTGGTGGTCACCTCCCGCCGGATCTTGAGCGTTGCCGGACCAGTCACCGTTTCCCGGGTGTTCTCCACCGCCCTTTTGTCGATCGACGCGGTGATGATTCCCAAACGCCTGGCCGCAGCCGGCCTCTCGACCGCCGAGGCCACCGCCGTCTACGGCAAGCTGGCCGGAATGGCCCAGACCCTCCTGTTCACACCCGGAATCCTCACGATCTCGCTGGCCACCGCCCTCCTGCCCGCTATCTCCAACGCGCACGCCCGGGGAGATTCGACCCTGCTGCTCAGCCGGGTCGGTTCGGCCCTCCGTCTCACCCTGCTGATCGGCATCCCGAGCGCCGTACTCTTTCTGACCTTGCCCCGGCACATCTGCGGCCTGCTGTTCGGATATCCCGAAGCGGGAGTGATCCTGCAGTTCCTGGCGATCGGCGGACCGTTCCTGTACATCATCCAGACCACCACCGGCATCCTGCAGGGGTTGGGCAAGGCAATGCAGCCGCTGGTCAACCTCCTGGTCGCCTCGGTGCTCAAAATCGCCGGAGTCTACTACCTGACGGCGATGCCGGGCCTGGCGGTGAACGGCGCCGCCCTGGCTCTGGCCGCCCACTTGGCGGTCATGGCGTTGTTGAACCTTCGCGACATCCACCGGCTTACCGGCTACCGTCCGGACTACCTGAACAGTTTGGGGAAAACCGCGCTCGGCGCTCTGGCGATGGTCGCGGTGATCCAATGGGTCGGCCCCGCGCCGGATAGTGTCTTCGGTACTATGCTGGCCATATCGGGCGGGCTGGCGGCATACACGGCGGTGGTGATTCTAACCGGTGCGCTGGCGCGCGAGGAGCGCACCAGGCTGGGCGGCCTCATGCGCGACCTCTTGAGACGCGGGCCCGGCCGGTGGAACTAG